Below is a window of Alkalidesulfovibrio alkalitolerans DSM 16529 DNA.
ACCGTTCGACGCATGATGGCGAGGGGGATGGCCGATCCTGGGGCGTAAAATTTGATCACGAGACGCGGGCCGTCGCCCATGCGCATCGGGGGGAGGCGCATGGGCGACGGCTCTGCCTTTTTGCACAGTCTGGTCTGGCGGGCGTGCCCCGCTTTTCACAGACTTTCCACATTTTTTGCTTGCGAACCTGAAAAAATGCGTTTTCCGCTGGCGTTTTCCATGGACCTGGGGTAGACAGCAAGTACCCCCTCCTGTCATGCGTCATCTGTTGGCGCATCGCAGTTCCTTCGCCCGGCCGCCCGGTCGGCCGGGCGAAGGTTTTTTTGAGGTGTTGACCAGCAAAAGGCCGGGGCCGCGCAACCGCACGGCCCCGGCCTTTTGCTGGCGGAATGGCAGGGCGGCTCTCGCCGAATTATTCGGTGATCGTCACTGTCAGGGAGGCGTAGACCTCGTCCGTGGGGCGCTTGTCCGGGCCCATGCGCCGTATTTCCACCACGGCTTCGCCCGCGTCGAGGCAGACGAAGGAATACACGAACCTGCCGCTTTGGCCCTTGCTTTTCTCGTAGCCTGAGGGGGGCAGAAAGCGGAAGCCGGCGAAGTGCATGAAGCGCGGATTGTATTCGGGCTCATCCGATACCGGGGTGTCGGCCGTGAGGATGACCGTCAGCGAGAGGTAGTCGCCCGCCGGGATGCTGATGGCGGTCGTCTCACCCTGTTCGAGGGTCAGGTTGTGGTCATCGGGCGACCACAATGGTCCGCCGCGCGAGGCGATGCCGCAGGCTGAAAGGCTCAAGGCGAGGCACGCCAGGACGGCGAGCCGCATGGCGATGTTGATGGTGTGCGGGATGCGGGGCATGGCTATTCCTCCTCGTGTGTCGTCCGGGAAGGCGTCAGTCCCGTTTGCGAAGTGTCGGACAGTCGCCGAACAGGACCAGTTCCACCCAGTCCATGGCGAAATCGAGCGCGGCCTCTTCGTCGGCGAAGACCGTTTCCTGACGGGGGGCATCGCATTCGAGTCTCGCAAACAACTTCATGTCGGCTGCGAAGCGCTGGAAATTGTCCACCTGGAAAAGCGCCATCAGAACCATGGTGGCCTTCCGCGCGTCGATGGCGTCGCCGGTTTTTTTCTGCCTGGCGAGCAACCGCACGTAGCGGTCGTTGCGCTCGTTATAGGCGATAAGCCCCTGGTCGGAGAGCCAGGCCGGGGTGTCCCATTCCTTGTCCTCGGCAAAACCCTTGCAATGCGGCTCGCGCACCAGAAAGAACTGCTCCGCTATACCGCCGTCTCCGGTCAGGCGGGAGGCGCGGCCGATGGGATAGGTGCGGCAGGCGCCGGGTCGGTTCTCGTAGACCGAGCAGCCGTTTTGGCGCACGAACGGGCAGGGGCGGCCGGGGGCGTCGAGCATGCGCAGGCGCAGCACCGGAAAGCCGGTGTCCGGCGCGGTGCCGATCTCGGCGTGGGCGGCGATGAAGTCGCGGCTGCTTTGCGACAGGCCGCGCCTGAGCCTGAGCACGTCGTAGGGCGTGAGCATCAGGGTCAGGTCGCCGCAGCAGGCGTTGAAACAGGCCACGTCCGGATGGCAGGCGAAGCGGAAACGCTCGCCCGGGCGCACCTCCGGGAGTGTGTCGAGAAAGGCCTGCGTGGCGTCGCGCTCGGTCATGGATTCTCCTTGGCCATCGGGAAAGAGCCGACATACCCGCTCGGCGGATCGAAGGCAAGGTGGGCTACAGCCGCTCCCGCCCTTCGGCCAGGGCCTGCAATCTGTCCTCGTCGTGGATCGATATCTCGTTGCCCTCCACGTCGATGTAGCCCGCCTCGGTCATCTTCTTGAGCACACGCGAGAGCGTCTCGGGGATGGTGCCCAGAAGGCTCGCCAACTGTCCTTTGGGCAGGTCCAGGCGAAGTCGCGCACGGCCCTGGTCCGCGTGCAGGAGCAGAAGATGCGCGGCTAGTCGTTCGGGCACTTCCTTCAGCGACAGCGCCTCGATGGTACGTGCGAAACCCTTGAGGCGGATGGAAAGGATGGCCAGCATGTTCAGCGCCAGATCCGGATCGCCCGCCACCAGGTCGCGAAAGGCCCTGCGCGGGATGAAAACCAGGCGCGAGTCCTCCATGGCCATGGCGCTGGCTGGGTACGCACCGCCCGCGAAGACCGGCACCTCGGCGAAAAGTTCTCCGGGTCCGAGAATGTGCAGTATCTGCTCCTTGCCCAGGGGCGAGAGTTTGAAGACCTTCACCTTGCCCTCGACGATGCCGTAAAGCCCGGCGGCCTCGTCGCCCTCGCGGATGATCTCCGCGCCGCGCTCGGCTTTTTTGGTATTGGCGATGCGGGCAAGGGACTGGGCCTGGCCATCGGGCAGGCCGTTGAAAAAGGATATGGAGCGGATGATGTCCGGTGTCATTTCGTAGCCTCTGAAATTTTTTTTGAAAGAGCAGGCTGTTTGATCTAAGTCAAGGCTTGAATGGGAGGACTTCGCCACATTGGGCTCACCAGACGGCACAAACCTACCTAACAAGGAGAAAGCCATGTTTTGCTACCAGTGTGAACAGACCGCGGCGGGAACCGGATGCACCAAGGTTGGCGTGTGCGGCAAGCAACCCGACGTCGCCGCTCTTCAGGATCTTCTCGTCTACTTCCAGAAAGGCCTGGCCCAGGTGGCCCTAGCCGCCCGCGAAAAGGGCGTTTACGACGCCTCGCTCGGCCACTTCATGGCCAGGGCCATCTTCTCCACCCTGACCAACGTCGATTTCGACGGCGCGCGCCTGATCGAACTGATCCGCGAGACGGTCTCGCGGCGCGACGCCCTGGCCGCCAAGGTCAAGGCTGCGGGCGGAAGCGTTCCCCGGGGACCGGCCACCCTCGCTCCGGCCGCCGACCAAGCGGGCATGATCGCCCAGGGCGAGGAGCACGGTATCGAGAAAGACCCCGAGCTGAACGCGGACATCAAGTCCCTTAAGCAGACCCTGATCTACGGCCTGAAAGGCGTGAGCGCCTATGCCGACCACGCCGCCATCCTCGGCCAGGAGGACGACGAGGTCTACAAGTTCCTGCAAGAGGCCCTGGCCGCCACCGAGCGCCTGGATCTGCCCCTGGACAAATGGGTCGGAATGGTCCTCGAATGCGGCCGCATCAATCTGCGCGCCATGGAACTGCTCGACGCCGGCAACACCGGCACCTACGGCCATCCCGTGCCCACCTCCGTGCCTCTTGGGGCCAAGGCGGGCAAGGCCATCGTGATCTCGGGCCACGACCTGAAGGATTTGCAGATGCTCCTGGAGCAGACTGTGGGAAAGGGCATCAACATCTACACCCACGGTGAGATGATCCCCACCCACGGCTACCCCGAACTGAAGAAGCACCCCCATTTCTTCGGCCATTTCGGCACGGCCTGGCAGAACCAGCAGAAGGAATTCGGAGAGTTCCCCGGCGCGATCCTGATGACCACCAACTGTCTGCAGCGTCCGCGCAATGAGTACATGGACAACATCTTCACCACCGGCCTGGTGGCCTGGCCGGGCGCGCAGCACATCGCCGAGAAGGCCGACGGCAGCAAGGACTTCTCGCCCGTCATCGAGAAGGCCCTGGCCATGCCCGGCTATCCGGCCGACACGGACAAGGGCTCGGTTTTGGTCGGCTTCGGCCGCAACACGGTCATGTCCGTGGCCGACAAGGTCATCGAAGCGGTCAAGGGGGGCGCGATCAAGCACTTCTTCCTCGTGGGCGGCTGCGACGGCGCCAAGCCGGGCCGAAACTACTACACCGAGTTCGTCGAGAAGGCCCCCAAAGACACCGTGATCCTGACCCTGGCTTGCGGCAAGTTCCGTTTCTTCGACAAGCAGCTCGGCGACATCGGCGGCATTCCGCGCCTGCTCGACGTGGGCCAGTGCAACGACGCCTACTCTGCCATCCAGATTGCCGTGGCCCTGTCCAAGGCTTTTGATTGCGGGGTCAACGACCTGCCTCTGTCGCTCATCCTCTCCTGGTATGAGCAAAAGGCTGTGGCCATCCTGCTGACGCTTCTGTACCTCGGCATCAAGAACATCCGCATCGGACCTTCGCTGCCGGCGTTCCTGACGCCCAACGTGCTGAACGTCCTGGTGCAGAACTACAACATCATGCCGATCACCACTCCCGACCAAGATCTGAAGGCCATCCTCGGCTAAAAGACCCTCTCCAGCCTTCCTTGCACGCGGGCGGGGCTCTCTCTTCCGAAAACGAAGAGAGAGCCCCGCCCAGAGCGTTGAAAGGGCGTCGTCTG
It encodes the following:
- a CDS encoding Crp/Fnr family transcriptional regulator, translated to MTPDIIRSISFFNGLPDGQAQSLARIANTKKAERGAEIIREGDEAAGLYGIVEGKVKVFKLSPLGKEQILHILGPGELFAEVPVFAGGAYPASAMAMEDSRLVFIPRRAFRDLVAGDPDLALNMLAILSIRLKGFARTIEALSLKEVPERLAAHLLLLHADQGRARLRLDLPKGQLASLLGTIPETLSRVLKKMTEAGYIDVEGNEISIHDEDRLQALAEGRERL
- a CDS encoding YkgJ family cysteine cluster protein, with protein sequence MTERDATQAFLDTLPEVRPGERFRFACHPDVACFNACCGDLTLMLTPYDVLRLRRGLSQSSRDFIAAHAEIGTAPDTGFPVLRLRMLDAPGRPCPFVRQNGCSVYENRPGACRTYPIGRASRLTGDGGIAEQFFLVREPHCKGFAEDKEWDTPAWLSDQGLIAYNERNDRYVRLLARQKKTGDAIDARKATMVLMALFQVDNFQRFAADMKLFARLECDAPRQETVFADEEAALDFAMDWVELVLFGDCPTLRKRD
- the hcp gene encoding hydroxylamine reductase, which encodes MFCYQCEQTAAGTGCTKVGVCGKQPDVAALQDLLVYFQKGLAQVALAAREKGVYDASLGHFMARAIFSTLTNVDFDGARLIELIRETVSRRDALAAKVKAAGGSVPRGPATLAPAADQAGMIAQGEEHGIEKDPELNADIKSLKQTLIYGLKGVSAYADHAAILGQEDDEVYKFLQEALAATERLDLPLDKWVGMVLECGRINLRAMELLDAGNTGTYGHPVPTSVPLGAKAGKAIVISGHDLKDLQMLLEQTVGKGINIYTHGEMIPTHGYPELKKHPHFFGHFGTAWQNQQKEFGEFPGAILMTTNCLQRPRNEYMDNIFTTGLVAWPGAQHIAEKADGSKDFSPVIEKALAMPGYPADTDKGSVLVGFGRNTVMSVADKVIEAVKGGAIKHFFLVGGCDGAKPGRNYYTEFVEKAPKDTVILTLACGKFRFFDKQLGDIGGIPRLLDVGQCNDAYSAIQIAVALSKAFDCGVNDLPLSLILSWYEQKAVAILLTLLYLGIKNIRIGPSLPAFLTPNVLNVLVQNYNIMPITTPDQDLKAILG